The following DNA comes from Candidatus Binatia bacterium.
CCAGACGCGCGATGTGCAGATGGCGCGACTGCACCACGTGCTTCACCCCTTCCGACAGGAGCCGCGCGCGCTTGAAGTGCGTTCCCGCCGCACCCGTCATCTCGAGGCCGGCGCGGCGCGCGAGATCCACCGCCGCCATCCCCACGCCGCCCGCCGCCGCGTGGATGAAGATGCGCATCCCCGGCTCCACGGGCCCGGTGCGATAGAGCGCGACGTAGGCCGTGCCGTAGTTCAAGGGAAGGGTCGCCGCGCACTGGTAGGCGAGCGAGTCGGGAATCGCGATCACCTGCTCGGCGGGAACGGCGATCCGCTCGGCGTAGCCGCCCGTCAGGTGGTACGCGAGCACCCGCTGTCCCACGCGGAACCGGTCGACCCCCTCGCCGAGCGCGATCACGTCGCCGCTCGTCTCGTGCCCCAGGACGAAGGGGCGCGGCGGCGCCTCGGGGTTCAATCCCTGCCGCGACAGCACGTCGGTGAAGTTGACGCCGGCGGCCTGGACCTGGATCAGGACCTCGCCGGGGCCGGGATGCGGCTCGGGGGCCTCCTCGACGCGGAGCGTTGCGGGAGGGCCGGCTCTTCGAAGGGTGACGGCGCGCATCGCGGCACTATACCCGATCGCGCAGCCTCGCCGCCGTGTCGAACACCTCCTGCCACATCGCGCGCGTGAGCACGCCGGTGCTCGTGTTTTGCTGGCTGGGGTGATAGGAGCAGAGGAGCCATCCGCCTTCGGGCAGCGGATGGGCGACGCCGTGGCCGAACGCGGGCTTCTTCGGCCCCAGGTCGTCGCGACCCAGCGCGCGACGCGCGCGCAAGAACGCCTCGAACCCGATCCTTCCCAGGACCAGCCGGACGCGCACGCGCGCGAGCGCCCGCATCTCGCGGACGAGGTACTCGCGGCAGCGCTCGGCCTCGACCGGAAGCGGCCGGTTTCCGGGAGGCGCGCAGCGGAGGGCGGCCGTGACGTAGGCCCCGCTCAACCGCATCCCGTCGTCCCGGGAGACCGATTCCGCCTGACTGGCCAGCCCCTGCCGGAACAGCTCGCCGTAGAGCCACTCCCCCGACTTGTCCCCGGTGAAGACCCGGCCGGTGCGATTCCCGCCATGGGCCGCCGGCGCCAGGCCGATCACCAGGAGCCAGGCTTCGGAGTCGCCGAAGCCCGGAACCGGCCTTCCCCAATAGACCTGGTCCCGAAACGCCGCCCGCCGGGTCCGGGCCACCTCCTCGCAGTAGCGCCGGAGCCGGGGGCAGCGCTCGCAGCCGACCACGTCCGCGGCGATCCCTGCCAAGTTGTCTGGCGAGGCGTCCCTAGGGCTCATTCCCGCATCATACCAACGGCACCTTGATCCTCCCCTCCCCTACGGGAGACAATGCACGCAGGGGTCGAGGAGGCCCCTAACCAATCATGCAGCCGCTACTTCCGTTACTCACGACGTTGCTGCCGGTGCTGTACGGCCTGAGCGCGGCGGGCTATGCGCGCGTCTACATCGCCGAGCCGGGGGTGTTCGAGGGAACCCGCGGGCAGAGCGGCGGCCCGCTCCTCCTGCGCGCCGCCGTCTTCGTGCACATCCTCTATCTCGCCGCGCGCGGCCTGATGGAGGGGCACCTGCCGCTCGCGTCGGTCTATGACTTTCTGTCAGCCACCGGCTTCTCGCTCGCCGTGGTCTATCTGTACGTGGAGATGCGCGTGCGGATCCGCACGACCGGCATCTTCGTCGTCCCGCTCGTCTTCATGCTGCAGATCCTCGCCTCGGCCTACGGCGTCGCCTCGCCCGCGATCAAGCCGCCGATCAAGCCGATCTGGTTCGAGCTGCACACGCTGGCGGCGGTGCTCGGCTACAGCGCGTTCGTGGTCTCGGCGATCTACGGGATCCTCTTTCTCATCCTCTATCGCGACATCAAGGCGAACCGCGTCTCCCTCTTCTACAGCCGCATGCCTCCCCTGGAGACGCTGGGCCGCATGAACGCCAGCGCCGCGGGGGCGGGGCTCGTGCTCCTGGCGATGGCGATCGGTATGGGCATGGGCTGGGCGCGGCTGGCCGGCGTGGCCTTCCTCTCCGATCCCAAGACGTGGCTCACGATCGTGGCCTGGGTCATCCTGGCCTTCGCCGTGCTGGCCTACCACCGCCTGGGATGGCGGGGGCCGCGCGCGGTCTACGCCTCGCTGGCCGGGTTCACGACGCTTGTCCTCTCGCGCTTCGCGGTGGACCTCTTCTTCCACTCGTTCCACACGTTCCGGTAGGCGATGGCCGCCAACTCCCGCACGCTCGACCTCTTCTGCGTCGGATTGAACCACGAGACCTCACCGCTCGAGGTGCGCGACGCGCTCGTCATGAACGACGAGGAGGTGGAGCGCGCGATCCAGGCGCTGCGGGAGCGCGGCGGAGCGAGCGAAGCGCTGGTCCTCTCCACCTGCAACCGGACCGAGGTCTACGCGCGCGGCGCGACGATCGAGGATCCGTCCGCGTTCGTCACGGCCCTGCTCCACGAGATCAAGGGGATGGACCTCTCCGGCAAGGAGGGCCGCTTCCTCTACACCTATCGCGAGCCCGAATCGGTGCGGCATCTCTTCCGCGTCGCCTGCGGGCTCGACTCGCAGATCCTGGGCGAGCCGCAGATCACGGGCCAGGTGAAGGACGCTCTCTCGCTCGCGGCCCGCTCCGGCGGATCGGGCCCCGTCATCGACCGGCTGCTCGACGCCGCGCTCCGCGCCGCCAAGCGCGCCCGGACCGAGACCGGAATCGGCCGCGGACCGGTGTCCAGCGCCTACGCCGCGGTGAGCCTCGCGACCAAGGTGCTCGGCGGCCTGGGCGACAAGCGCGTCCTCCTGATCGGCGCCGGAGAGATGGCGGCGCTGGCGGCGGCCCATTTCCGCGACGCGGGGGTGGCGCAATTCATGGTCGCCAACCGTAGCCGCGAGCGCGCGGACGCCTTCGCCGTCGCCTACTGCGCGCGCGTCGTCTCGCTCGAGGCGCTCCCCGTCGTGCTCCCCGGCGCCGACATCGTCGTCAGCGCGACCTCGGCGCCCGACGCGGTCGTGCGCGAGGACATGGTGCGAAACGCCATGAAGATCCGGAAGAACC
Coding sequences within:
- the ccsA gene encoding cytochrome c biogenesis protein CcsA, which translates into the protein MQPLLPLLTTLLPVLYGLSAAGYARVYIAEPGVFEGTRGQSGGPLLLRAAVFVHILYLAARGLMEGHLPLASVYDFLSATGFSLAVVYLYVEMRVRIRTTGIFVVPLVFMLQILASAYGVASPAIKPPIKPIWFELHTLAAVLGYSAFVVSAIYGILFLILYRDIKANRVSLFYSRMPPLETLGRMNASAAGAGLVLLAMAIGMGMGWARLAGVAFLSDPKTWLTIVAWVILAFAVLAYHRLGWRGPRAVYASLAGFTTLVLSRFAVDLFFHSFHTFR
- a CDS encoding uracil-DNA glycosylase, translating into MSPRDASPDNLAGIAADVVGCERCPRLRRYCEEVARTRRAAFRDQVYWGRPVPGFGDSEAWLLVIGLAPAAHGGNRTGRVFTGDKSGEWLYGELFRQGLASQAESVSRDDGMRLSGAYVTAALRCAPPGNRPLPVEAERCREYLVREMRALARVRVRLVLGRIGFEAFLRARRALGRDDLGPKKPAFGHGVAHPLPEGGWLLCSYHPSQQNTSTGVLTRAMWQEVFDTAARLRDRV
- a CDS encoding zinc-binding dehydrogenase; translated protein: MRAVTLRRAGPPATLRVEEAPEPHPGPGEVLIQVQAAGVNFTDVLSRQGLNPEAPPRPFVLGHETSGDVIALGEGVDRFRVGQRVLAYHLTGGYAERIAVPAEQVIAIPDSLAYQCAATLPLNYGTAYVALYRTGPVEPGMRIFIHAAAGGVGMAAVDLARRAGLEMTGAAGTHFKRARLLSEGVKHVVQSRHLHIARLGQRIYGGRAYDIVLDSVGGPTIRDGLKSLRPGGRVVSLGVSGLSGKGVLGALSYLLRAPRFTFIDLLRPSLGLHGVNLRELIRNRALMRKVLEELVSLADLGEITPQPGRVMGLAEAGEAHRLLQSRANVGKIVLRM
- the hemA gene encoding glutamyl-tRNA reductase, with protein sequence MAANSRTLDLFCVGLNHETSPLEVRDALVMNDEEVERAIQALRERGGASEALVLSTCNRTEVYARGATIEDPSAFVTALLHEIKGMDLSGKEGRFLYTYREPESVRHLFRVACGLDSQILGEPQITGQVKDALSLAARSGGSGPVIDRLLDAALRAAKRARTETGIGRGPVSSAYAAVSLATKVLGGLGDKRVLLIGAGEMAALAAAHFRDAGVAQFMVANRSRERADAFAVAYCARVVSLEALPVVLPGADIVVSATSAPDAVVREDMVRNAMKIRKNRSILFFDLAVPRDVEASVARLPNVFLNDLDALGGIVAQSLAHRRGEIPKVEAIVEEELSRFLRWHRSLAVVPTVTAFRNQVETIARQELERHKGKFRAEDHAALDALVHGIVQKMLHRPTTKLTRADEKAPEGIARIDAIRDLFGIEEEDSDADRNPR